From Candidatus Saccharimonadia bacterium, the proteins below share one genomic window:
- a CDS encoding IS91 family transposase, with the protein MSRPSLEVADIFRGHGPAWRRANAGHVGLGQLKVMSAIENCRTAALGGHVARCEECAHSQISYNSCRNRHCPKCQGAAAKEWLAAREADLLPVPYYHVVFTLPAAIADIAYQNKAVIYDLLFKVSAETLITIAADPKHLGARVGITSVLHTWGSAMTHHPHVHMIVPGGGISLDGERWVACRPGFFLPVRVLSRLFRRLFLEKLIAAHEAGRLKFFGCHAALEDTQAFAAYLAPLRRTEWVVYAKRPLGTPQAVLAYLSRYTHRVAIANSRLIACDRSGVTFRWKDYRADGRERQKAMTLATGEFIRRFLIHVLPSGFHRIRHYGLLASGTRADNIARARRQLDVLAAQPEAGSTNCAEANEPTPLVHPCPCCGGRMIIIERFQRGCSPRSPPATSPIVIRIDTS; encoded by the coding sequence GTGTCGCGTCCATCGCTGGAGGTCGCGGACATCTTCCGCGGCCACGGCCCGGCATGGCGCCGGGCCAATGCCGGCCATGTCGGCCTCGGCCAATTGAAGGTGATGTCGGCGATCGAGAACTGCCGCACGGCGGCGCTCGGCGGGCATGTCGCGCGCTGCGAGGAGTGCGCGCACAGCCAGATATCGTACAACTCTTGCCGCAACCGGCACTGCCCGAAGTGCCAGGGCGCGGCGGCAAAGGAATGGCTGGCGGCGCGCGAGGCCGATCTGCTGCCGGTGCCGTATTATCATGTGGTGTTCACCCTGCCGGCGGCCATCGCCGATATCGCCTACCAGAACAAGGCTGTCATCTACGACTTGCTGTTCAAGGTCTCGGCCGAGACCCTGATCACGATCGCGGCCGACCCAAAACACCTCGGCGCCCGCGTCGGCATTACCTCGGTTCTCCATACCTGGGGTTCGGCCATGACCCATCATCCGCACGTCCACATGATCGTACCGGGCGGCGGCATCTCGCTCGACGGCGAGCGTTGGGTGGCGTGCCGGCCCGGCTTCTTCCTGCCGGTGCGCGTGCTCTCGCGCCTGTTTCGCCGGCTGTTCCTGGAGAAGCTGATCGCGGCCCATGAGGCAGGCCGCCTGAAGTTCTTCGGCTGTCACGCCGCGCTCGAAGACACGCAGGCGTTCGCGGCGTATCTGGCACCGCTACGCCGAACCGAATGGGTCGTCTATGCCAAGCGCCCGCTCGGCACCCCACAGGCCGTGCTGGCCTATCTGTCGCGCTATACCCATCGTGTCGCCATCGCCAACAGCCGGCTGATCGCCTGCGACCGCTCCGGCGTGACCTTCCGATGGAAGGACTATCGTGCCGATGGTCGCGAGCGCCAGAAGGCCATGACACTCGCCACCGGCGAGTTTATCCGCCGCTTCCTGATCCACGTCCTGCCGAGCGGCTTCCACCGCATCCGCCACTACGGCCTGCTCGCCAGCGGCACGCGCGCCGACAACATCGCCCGAGCGCGCCGTCAGCTCGACGTGCTTGCGGCACAGCCCGAGGCCGGGAGTACCAATTGCGCTGAGGCCAACGAGCCCACGCCGCTCGTGCACCCATGTCCGTGTTGCGGCGGCCGCATGATCATCATCGAGAGATTCCAGCGCGGCTGCTCGCCACGCTCCCCGCCGGCGACATCTCCAATCGTGATCAGGATCGACACGTCATGA
- a CDS encoding tyrosine-type recombinase/integrase, producing MTDKAISPLRQRMIEDMTIRKFAPKTQHDYVQRVKHFAAFLGRSPDTASFEDVRRYQLHLATSGAGVPTLNQSVSTLRFFFNITLGRADIVNHTQFIHVPRKLPVVLSPEEVARFLDAAPGLKYKVALSVAYGAGLRVSEVVALKVSDIDSKRMVIRIEQGKGHKDRYVMLSPHLLELLRAWYNAARPQGWLFPGMNPINPMTARQLRRACDTAAQMAEIGKPVSPHTLRHSFATHLLEQNTDIRVIQVLLGHAKLDTTALYTRVATKTIREIVSPLDRITAKLKEGAEPPA from the coding sequence ATGACCGACAAGGCCATAAGCCCGCTGCGGCAGCGCATGATCGAAGACATGACGATCCGCAAGTTCGCACCGAAGACCCAACATGACTACGTGCAGAGGGTCAAGCACTTCGCCGCTTTCCTCGGCCGCTCGCCCGATACCGCCAGCTTCGAAGACGTACGCCGCTATCAGCTTCATTTGGCGACGAGTGGCGCCGGCGTTCCTACCCTCAACCAAAGCGTTTCGACACTGCGGTTCTTTTTCAACATCACGCTTGGACGTGCCGACATCGTGAACCATACCCAATTTATCCACGTGCCACGCAAGCTGCCGGTCGTCCTGAGCCCGGAAGAAGTTGCGCGTTTTCTCGATGCGGCGCCGGGGCTCAAATACAAGGTGGCATTGAGTGTGGCCTATGGAGCCGGATTGCGAGTGTCCGAAGTGGTTGCGCTGAAGGTATCCGACATCGACAGTAAGCGCATGGTGATCCGGATCGAACAGGGCAAGGGCCACAAAGACCGCTACGTGATGCTTTCACCGCATCTGCTCGAGCTGTTGCGCGCCTGGTACAACGCGGCACGCCCACAAGGGTGGCTGTTTCCCGGAATGAACCCGATCAACCCGATGACGGCGCGCCAGCTCAGGCGCGCCTGCGATACCGCGGCCCAGATGGCCGAGATCGGCAAGCCGGTGTCCCCGCACACCCTTCGTCACAGCTTTGCGACGCATCTTCTGGAGCAGAACACCGATATCAGGGTGATCCAGGTCTTGTTGGGGCACGCCAAGCTCGACACCACCGCGCTCTATACACGTGTCGCCACCAAGACCATCCGGGAGATCGTGAGCCCGCTCGATCGCATTACGGCCAAGCTCAAGGAGGGCGCCGAACCGCCCGCCTGA